A section of the Bryobacteraceae bacterium genome encodes:
- a CDS encoding acetoacetate metabolism regulatory protein AtoC — MPEANRPGVLVVDDELNQRSALASMLEAWGYRTETAADGREALEKLREFDAAAIVTDLMMPGMDGAELLRRLRELGNAPPAIVLTAFGNIETAIRMVHDLGAFWFLEKPLQTGALRLLLERAVAQRRLAEYSERLERQLSSQGVLGDLVGASPPMREIFSLIRQVAPTSATVLITGESGTGKELAARALHQLSPRRDGPFVAINCAAMPETLIESELFGHEKGAFTGALERRRGCFELAHGGTLLLDEIGEMPLATQAKLLRVLEERRVRRLGGAREIDVDVRVIAASNRRLDDEVRAGRFREDLYFRLHVFEIRMPPLRERLADLPLLCEAMIAELNQRHQCRVTGVSPDALEWLRQQSWPGNVRQLRNALERAVILAGSGPLGRQHFDSSAFSPSKLDAAAAAGNEIRLPIGTTVDEAERALIEATLRYTNNNRTRAAAILGISQKTLFNKLREYGAEQAGE, encoded by the coding sequence ATGCCGGAGGCGAACCGTCCGGGAGTCCTTGTCGTCGATGACGAGTTGAACCAGCGCTCTGCGCTGGCCAGCATGCTGGAGGCCTGGGGTTACCGCACCGAAACCGCGGCCGACGGCAGGGAGGCGCTCGAGAAACTGCGTGAATTCGATGCCGCGGCCATTGTTACGGATCTCATGATGCCAGGCATGGACGGCGCCGAACTGCTCCGCCGTCTGCGGGAGCTGGGCAACGCCCCGCCCGCCATCGTGCTCACCGCTTTCGGCAACATCGAGACGGCCATCCGCATGGTGCATGACCTCGGGGCCTTCTGGTTCCTCGAAAAGCCCTTGCAGACGGGCGCGCTGCGCCTGTTGCTGGAGCGGGCCGTGGCGCAGCGGCGCCTGGCCGAATACAGCGAGCGGCTCGAGCGGCAGCTCAGCTCCCAGGGCGTGCTGGGCGATCTGGTGGGCGCATCGCCGCCGATGCGCGAAATCTTCTCGCTGATCCGCCAGGTGGCTCCAACGTCGGCCACCGTGCTGATCACGGGCGAAAGCGGCACCGGCAAGGAGCTGGCGGCGCGGGCGCTGCACCAGTTGAGTCCGCGCCGCGACGGACCGTTCGTCGCCATCAACTGTGCGGCCATGCCGGAAACGCTCATCGAAAGCGAACTGTTTGGCCACGAAAAGGGCGCGTTCACGGGCGCGCTGGAACGGCGGCGCGGCTGCTTTGAACTCGCCCACGGAGGCACGCTGCTGCTCGACGAGATCGGCGAGATGCCGCTGGCGACACAGGCCAAGCTCCTGCGCGTCCTTGAAGAGAGACGCGTTCGGCGGCTGGGCGGCGCCCGCGAGATCGACGTGGACGTACGAGTGATCGCCGCCAGCAACCGCCGTCTGGATGATGAAGTGCGCGCCGGCCGCTTCCGCGAAGATCTGTATTTCCGCCTCCACGTGTTCGAAATCCGCATGCCGCCTCTGCGCGAGCGGCTGGCCGACCTGCCGCTCCTGTGCGAGGCCATGATTGCCGAACTCAACCAGCGCCACCAGTGCCGCGTGACGGGTGTCTCGCCGGATGCGCTCGAGTGGCTTCGCCAGCAGAGCTGGCCCGGCAACGTCCGCCAGTTGCGCAACGCGCTGGAGCGCGCCGTCATCCTCGCCGGCTCCGGCCCGCTCGGCCGGCAGCATTTCGACTCATCGGCATTCTCTCCATCAAAGCTGGATGCGGCCGCCGCGGCAGGCAACGAAATCCGGCTGCCGATCGGCACGACAGTGGATGAGGCAGAACGCGCGCTGATCGAGGCGACGCTGCGCTACACGAACAACAACCGCACGCGCGCCGCGGCCATCCTGGGCATCAGCCAGAAAACGCTGTTCAACAAGCTGCGCGAGTACGGCGCCGAGCAGGCGGGGGAGTAG
- the ppk gene encoding polyphosphate kinase → MSSGKAKRGKKEGKEKPASGPNLNDPSLYINRELSLLEFQRRVLEEAQDPSNPLLERVKFLSILGSNLDEFFMVRVAGLYGQMESGAVETGPDAMSPAEQLEAIREVYEKLFDEAHKCRKELFAELKKHGILLLDWNDLSDAQRETATRFFHDVIYPVLTPLAFDPGRPFPHISNLSLNLAVLIRHPGGEERFARVKVPDTIPQIVPLHKPPSRRSGRPLTFVWVEQVIMANLRELFPGMEIVEAHPFHVTRDADIEIQELEAEDLLESVAESVRQRRFGAVVRLKVPKKMPESILEILKTNLEIDDNAVYRVEGPLSLVRLKHIAALDRPDLKDAPFTPAPLQGLSEEEDIFAAIRRGDILLHHPFDSFQPVIDFLRTAARDPNVLAIKMTLYRVGPNAPVVEALLEANARGKQVAALVELKARFDEESNIEWARALEREGVHVVYGLVGVKVHCKVAMVVRREGQKIRRYVHLSTGNYNAVTACLYTDIGLFTCDEAIGAACTDLFNYLTGYSAKNDYGKLLVAPVNLREKFEALIRREIAIARSGKPAHLIFKMNALVDPRIIRLLYEASMAGVRVELLCRGICCLRPGIPGISDNIRVTSIVGRFLEHSRIYWFRNNGDEEVLLGSADLMPRNLNRRVETLFPVEKNSLIRYLRDRVLAVYLRDNVKARRMKRDGTYERVPRKAGDRPLNAQQWLLQMKCSKT, encoded by the coding sequence ATGTCCAGCGGGAAGGCGAAACGGGGCAAAAAAGAGGGAAAAGAGAAGCCCGCCTCAGGGCCAAATCTGAACGATCCCTCGCTGTACATCAACCGCGAGCTCAGCCTGCTCGAATTCCAGCGCCGCGTGCTCGAAGAGGCGCAGGACCCTTCCAATCCGCTGCTCGAGCGCGTGAAGTTTCTCTCGATTCTCGGGTCCAACCTCGATGAGTTCTTCATGGTCCGCGTTGCCGGTCTCTACGGCCAGATGGAATCCGGCGCCGTCGAGACCGGCCCTGACGCGATGTCGCCCGCCGAACAGCTCGAGGCGATCCGCGAAGTTTACGAGAAACTTTTCGACGAGGCCCATAAGTGCCGAAAGGAGCTTTTTGCGGAGCTGAAAAAGCACGGCATCCTGCTCCTCGACTGGAATGATCTTTCCGACGCGCAGAGGGAAACCGCCACCCGTTTTTTCCATGACGTCATTTACCCCGTGCTCACTCCGCTGGCGTTCGACCCGGGCCGGCCGTTCCCGCACATCTCCAATCTCAGCCTGAACCTCGCCGTGCTGATCCGCCATCCCGGCGGCGAGGAACGCTTTGCGCGCGTGAAAGTGCCGGACACAATCCCGCAGATCGTGCCGTTGCACAAGCCGCCTTCCCGGCGCAGCGGCCGCCCGCTGACGTTCGTCTGGGTGGAGCAGGTCATCATGGCAAACCTGCGGGAGCTGTTTCCCGGCATGGAGATCGTCGAGGCTCATCCTTTTCACGTCACCCGGGACGCCGACATCGAAATCCAGGAGCTGGAAGCCGAGGATCTGCTGGAGAGCGTGGCCGAAAGCGTCCGCCAACGGCGCTTTGGCGCGGTGGTCCGGCTGAAAGTGCCGAAGAAAATGCCCGAGTCGATTCTCGAAATCCTCAAGACGAATCTCGAGATCGACGACAACGCCGTCTACCGCGTGGAGGGCCCGCTCTCGCTGGTCCGGCTGAAGCACATCGCCGCGCTTGACCGGCCGGACCTGAAGGACGCGCCCTTCACGCCGGCGCCGTTGCAGGGCCTCTCCGAGGAAGAAGACATCTTCGCGGCCATCCGCCGCGGCGACATCCTCCTGCATCATCCCTTTGACAGCTTTCAGCCGGTGATCGATTTTCTCCGCACGGCCGCGCGGGATCCCAATGTGCTCGCCATCAAGATGACGCTGTACCGGGTCGGGCCAAACGCGCCGGTGGTGGAGGCCCTGCTCGAAGCCAACGCGCGCGGCAAGCAGGTGGCGGCGCTCGTGGAGCTGAAGGCGCGCTTCGACGAGGAGTCCAATATTGAGTGGGCGCGGGCGCTGGAACGCGAAGGCGTGCACGTCGTCTACGGGCTCGTGGGCGTGAAAGTGCATTGCAAGGTGGCCATGGTCGTGCGGCGCGAGGGGCAGAAGATCCGCCGTTACGTGCATCTTTCCACCGGAAATTACAACGCGGTGACGGCCTGCCTGTACACGGACATCGGCCTGTTCACCTGCGATGAGGCAATTGGCGCAGCCTGCACCGATCTGTTTAACTACCTCACCGGTTATTCGGCAAAGAATGACTACGGGAAACTGCTGGTCGCGCCGGTCAACCTCCGCGAGAAATTCGAGGCGCTGATCCGGCGCGAAATCGCCATCGCCCGGTCCGGCAAGCCCGCCCATCTCATCTTCAAGATGAACGCCCTGGTCGATCCGCGCATCATCCGGCTGCTCTACGAGGCATCGATGGCGGGCGTCAGGGTAGAGCTGCTTTGCCGCGGCATCTGCTGCCTCCGGCCCGGTATCCCGGGCATCAGTGACAACATCCGCGTCACCAGCATCGTCGGCCGCTTCCTCGAACACAGCCGCATTTACTGGTTCCGCAACAACGGCGACGAGGAGGTGCTGCTCGGCTCGGCCGACCTCATGCCCCGCAACCTGAACCGCCGCGTCGAGACCCTCTTCCCGGTGGAGAAGAACTCGCTGATCCGGTATCTCCGCGACAGGGTGCTGGCCGTCTATCTCAGGGACAATGTGAAGGCGCGGCGCATGAAAAGGGACGGAACGTACGAACGGGTTCCGCGCAAGGCGGGCGACAGGCCCCTCAATGCGCAGCAATGGCTTCTTCAGATGAAATGCTCGAAAACGTAA
- the oliA gene encoding oligopeptide transporter, OPT family protein → MNHATVPEPRELTLKAVGLGLFLAFVFGAANAYLGMKAGQTVAATIPAAVVAMALARLPQWRGGVLEQNIARTAASVGEALVAGAIFTLPAFLMVEIDGQRLWRDLRSHYWEGAFILLAGGLAGILFIVLLRRALCVDAGLPWPESVASYEIVRAGQESGEAPRLVFGGMGIGALVQILKSEKGLPVFREFTEGFLAFPASIVRHFDFARRPLGEVAHRGGVAWATPALSPALLGIGYIIGPQYASINVSGGILAWWVLIPLLVFFDPDFAARSGARTPEVAAYTIWMNIVRPVAVGMMLAGAANTMWAMRRSLVQSLAGAWKASRSGAASMERTERDLPAGVVLAGIAVLALPVAAIYYNFTGSWAAAAAATALMGAAGFLLSAAGGYLVGLVGSSNQPLSGLTLSALILAALLMNAIGVRGAAGAAAVLGVAAVVAVAVSVSGSMIQDLKAGHLLGGTPWKMQLVEMLAVALLAMFLLIPIVVLHEANLATGGIGGRALPAPQAGLMAQLARGIVGGGMAWGLLAAGLAFGVALILCGARSVMLVAVGMYLPFETSSAIFVGGAIRWLADALLERASADARRRAGEAGTLLASGLIAGEAVTGIVLAALFLAGVPSLAQWLTGADAFSWYPQWGGRLAWLGFAGLGGALVWVPLRRARQ, encoded by the coding sequence GTGAACCATGCGACCGTGCCCGAGCCCCGCGAGCTCACCCTGAAGGCCGTGGGCCTTGGCCTCTTCCTCGCCTTTGTCTTCGGCGCCGCCAACGCCTATCTGGGCATGAAGGCGGGCCAGACCGTGGCGGCGACGATCCCCGCGGCAGTCGTCGCCATGGCGCTGGCGCGGCTGCCACAGTGGCGGGGCGGCGTGCTGGAGCAGAACATCGCCCGCACGGCGGCCAGCGTTGGCGAAGCGCTGGTGGCCGGCGCCATTTTCACGCTGCCGGCATTTCTGATGGTGGAGATCGACGGGCAGCGGCTGTGGCGGGACCTGCGGTCGCACTACTGGGAGGGGGCGTTCATCCTGCTGGCGGGCGGGCTCGCCGGCATCCTCTTCATCGTGCTGCTGCGCCGCGCCCTGTGTGTCGATGCCGGACTGCCCTGGCCGGAAAGCGTGGCCAGTTACGAAATCGTGCGAGCCGGGCAGGAGTCCGGCGAGGCGCCGCGGCTGGTGTTCGGCGGCATGGGAATCGGGGCGCTCGTCCAGATTCTGAAAAGCGAAAAAGGGCTGCCCGTTTTCCGCGAATTCACGGAGGGGTTTCTCGCATTTCCGGCGAGTATTGTGCGGCATTTCGACTTTGCCAGACGCCCGCTTGGCGAAGTGGCGCACCGCGGAGGCGTGGCCTGGGCGACGCCGGCTCTTTCGCCTGCGCTGCTCGGAATCGGCTACATTATCGGGCCGCAATACGCCTCCATCAACGTCTCCGGCGGGATTCTCGCCTGGTGGGTGCTCATTCCGCTACTCGTGTTCTTTGATCCCGACTTTGCCGCGCGTTCCGGCGCGCGCACGCCCGAGGTCGCCGCCTATACCATCTGGATGAACATCGTGCGGCCGGTGGCCGTGGGGATGATGCTGGCTGGAGCCGCCAACACGATGTGGGCCATGCGCCGGTCGCTCGTGCAATCGTTGGCAGGCGCCTGGAAGGCGAGCCGCAGCGGGGCCGCCAGTATGGAACGAACCGAACGGGACCTTCCCGCGGGCGTTGTGCTGGCGGGGATTGCCGTGCTGGCGCTGCCTGTTGCGGCCATTTATTACAACTTCACCGGCTCCTGGGCGGCGGCCGCGGCCGCCACGGCGCTGATGGGCGCTGCCGGGTTTCTTCTTTCGGCCGCCGGCGGGTATCTCGTCGGGCTCGTGGGCAGCTCCAATCAGCCATTGAGCGGACTGACGCTCTCCGCGCTGATCCTGGCGGCGCTGCTGATGAATGCCATCGGGGTACGCGGCGCGGCGGGGGCCGCCGCCGTGCTGGGCGTGGCGGCAGTGGTGGCGGTGGCGGTGTCCGTTTCCGGCTCCATGATTCAGGATCTCAAGGCCGGACATCTGCTGGGTGGCACGCCCTGGAAGATGCAGCTCGTCGAGATGCTGGCCGTGGCGCTGCTGGCGATGTTCCTTCTGATCCCCATCGTCGTGCTGCATGAGGCCAACCTCGCCACCGGCGGCATCGGCGGCCGCGCACTGCCGGCGCCGCAGGCCGGGCTGATGGCGCAGCTTGCCCGGGGCATCGTGGGAGGTGGCATGGCGTGGGGGCTGCTGGCGGCCGGCCTGGCCTTTGGCGTGGCCCTGATCCTCTGCGGGGCCCGCTCGGTGATGCTGGTGGCCGTTGGGATGTATCTTCCGTTTGAAACAAGTTCGGCGATTTTTGTCGGGGGCGCAATCCGCTGGCTGGCGGACGCCCTGCTTGAACGGGCTTCGGCCGACGCGCGCCGCCGCGCCGGCGAGGCAGGGACGCTGCTGGCCAGCGGGCTGATCGCCGGCGAGGCGGTCACGGGCATCGTTCTGGCGGCGCTGTTTCTGGCGGGAGTCCCCTCGCTGGCTCAGTGGCTCACCGGGGCCGACGCCTTTTCGTGGTACCCGCAATGGGGCGGCCGGCTGGCCTGGCTCGGCTTCGCCGGCCTGGGCGGCGCGCTTGTCTGGGTCCCGCTGCGGCGGGCGCGTCAGTAA